GCAACACCAGCGGGAAATTCGACGTGCCTGATCCCGTCACCAGCGGACCTGTTCGTGTCCTCGCGGTCAAGGGCAGCGGTGGTGATCTCGGCACGATCGGCAGCGGCGGCTTTGCCGTGCTGGATCTCGCACGGCTCCATCAACTCCGCGCGATCTACCGTGGCGAGGCGTACGAGGACGAGATGGTGGCGCACTACCCGCGCTTCAGCGTCGCCAACCACGGCGTGGCGCCCTCGATCGACACGCCGCTCCACGCCTTCCTGCCGTTCGATCACGTCGACCACCTGCACCCTGACTGGGCCATCGCCCTGGCGGCCAGCGCCAACGGGAAAGCAAGACTGGACGAGTTCAATCGCCGCTTCAACCGCAAACTGGTGTGGGTGCCGTGGCAGCGTCCCGGCTTCGAACTGGCCTTGATGCTGCGGCGTGCCGTGGAGGAGCAGCCAGACTGCGAAGGCATCATTCTGGCCAGCCACGGGCTGTTCACCTGGGGAGCGACCTCGCGCGCGTGCTACCTGAACACGCTGGCCGTGATCGATGACCTCGGCACGTTCGTGCTCGATTACCAGCAGCGGATCCCGCTGTTCGGCGGCGCGCGGCACGCGGCGCGGATCGATCGGCATGATCTGGCCATGGCGATCCTGCCGTTCCTGCGCGGGCGCATGGCCACACTGCGTCCAGCCATCGGCGTCTTCGACGAGTCGGACGAATCGCTCGGATTCGTGAATGCCCAGGACGCCGAGGTGCTCGCGGAAGTCGGCACGAGTTGTCCCGACCACTTCGTGCGGACGCGGATCAAGCCGCTGCATGTCGAATGGGATCCGGCGACGGGAACCCTCGACATGCTGCGCGAGGCCATCACCCGGGGCGCCGATCGATACCGGCAGGAGTACACGGCCTACTACCAGTCGTTTGCGACTCCCGGCTCGCCCAGCCTGCGCGACCCGAATCCCTCGGTCGTGCTCGTCGCCGGCGTCGGACTGTTCGCGTTTGGCGCTACCAGCCGCGAGGCGCGTTTCACGGCCGAGTTCTACCGCAATGCCATCCGCGTGATGGCCGGTGCGACCGCGCTCGGCGGGGGGCGCACCGCGCCAGGGCCGCTCTCGCAGCCCAAGAGCCCCGACCGTGCAGCCGGCTTCACCAGTGTCAACAACTACGTGGCTCTCCCTGGCCGCGAGGCGTTCAACATCGAATACTGGGCGCTCGAGGAGGCCAAGCTGCAGCGGATGCCGCCGCCAAAGGAGTTCAGCCGACGTGTATTCCTCGTCATAGGCGGCGCCAGCGGCATCGGGCGGGCGGTGGCGTTGAAGGCCGCGGCGCTCGGCGCGCACCTCGTCGTCGCCGACCTCAACGCCGCCGCGGCGTCTGAGACGGCCGAGCTGGTGGGCCGCGTGGCGGGCGCCGACGCGGTCGCCTCGTGCGCCGTCGACATCACCAGCCGCGAGAGCATCCGCCGCACGATTCTGGAGACGGTTCGCCGTTTCGGGGGCCTCGATATCGTGATCAACACGGCGGCCGTGTTCCCGTCTCCCGATCTGGCCGGCCGGATTACGGACGAAGAGTGGCAGTCGACGCTGACCCTGAATGTCACTGCCAACTACCTGCTGGCCGACGAAGCGGCGACGGTGCTTGACGCGCAGAAGATCCCGGCCGCCATCGTGCTCACGAGTTCGGCCAACGCCGTCGTGGCGAAACGCGGCAGCGAAGCCTACGATGTCAGCAAGAGCGCCGTCAGCCACCTGGTGCGGGAGCTGGCGATTCGCCTCGCGCCCACCGTGCGCGTCAACGGGATCGCTCCGGCCACGGTGGTGAGCGGCTCGACGATGTTCTCGCGCGACCGCGTGCAGTCGTCGCTGACGAAGTACGGGATCGGATGGAGCGAGGAGGAGAGCACCGATCAGTTGCGCACGACGCTCGCGCGCTTCTACGCGAACCGGACGTTGCTCAAGGAACCGATCGGGCCAGACGACTGCGCCGAGGCCATTCTCTGGCTGGTCAGCAACCGGAGCGGACGAACAACCGGCCATATCATCCCGGTAGACGGCGGGCTGCCCGAGGCGTTCTTGCGGTAACCGAATTCGCCGCGGCCTCAAGATCCCGGCTGTCGTGGAGGCGCCCGACGATGTGGTTCTGGTGGAGAGGACCCAGGCCTGGGTCCTCGGGCTCGCGCTGTCAATCGAGGTGAACCTTGACGAACGGGCAGCGGAGGCGGAAGAGCGATGCGCTCCACGTCGCGATCGATCTCGGGGCTGGCAGCGGGCGAGCCCTCGTCGGCGGCGCGGGTCCCACCGGTTTGCGGCTCACCGAGGTCCATCGCTTTCATTACACCCCCCGGCGGGTCGACGGGCACCTTCGCTGGGATATCGGCGCCTTGACAGAGGGTGTGCGGGCGGGCCTCCAACGCGCGAGGGCCGCCGCTGAAAGCCTGCTCGCCCCGATCGTGTCGATCGGCGTCGACTCGTGGGCCGTCGACTACGCCCTCCTCGATGCCGAGGGCCATCTCCTTGAGGATCCGATCTGCTACCGCGACGAGCGTACTGCCGATGCGATCGACGAGGTGCTCGCGGTGCTGCCGCGCGAGGAGATCTACGCCCGCACCGGGATCCAGTTTCAGCAGTTCAACACCTTGTACCAGCTGTGGGCGCACGTGCGCGATGGCCTGTCGGACCGTGCCACGCATCTGCTGCTGATGCCCGATTTCTGCCACCACCTGCTGTGCGGCTCGCTCGTGTCGGAACGCACCAATGCGTCCACGACCCAGTTGCTCGACGCCAGGACCGGTCGCTGGGACGAGCAACTGTTCGACCGCTTACACCTGCCGCGCCACCTGATGCCGGACATTGTCGCCGCCGGCACCGCGCTCGGCACGCTGCGGCCTGAGCTCGGCGGCGAACGAGACGTGGCGCCCGTGTCGGTCATCGCGCCAGGCACGCACGACACGGCCAGCGCCGTTGCGGGCACGCCACTCGCCCCGGGCTGGGCGTTCATCTCGTCGGGAACGTGGTCGCTCGTTGGCGTCGAGCGCAACGAGCCGCTATTGTCGGAGGCGGCCGCTCGCGCCAACCTCACGAACGAGTCAGGCGTGTTCGGCAGTGTGCATCTCCTGGCGAACGTGATGGGGCTCTGGCTGCTCGAGTCGTGCCGGCGCGAGTGGGAGGCAGAAGGGCGGGGGCAGGACCTGCCGTCGCTGCTGAGGGCAGTGGCTCGGGTGCCGGAGTCGGCGGGTGTGGTCTTTCCCGACGACCGCCGCTTCTTCACCCCGAGCAGCATGGTGAGTGCGCTGCGCGTCGCACTCACCGATTCAGGACAGGCCGACACCAACGATCCTGTTCTGCTCACGAAACTCGTCCTGGATTCGTTGGCGCTGCGCTACGGGTCTGTCGTCGACCGAATCGAGCAACTGACCGGCCAAGCGATCAAAGGCCTGCACGTCGTCGGCGGTGGATCGCAGAATGACTACCTGAACCAGGCCACGGCAAACGCCAGCGGGCGGCCCGTGCTGGCAGGCCAGGTCGAAGCCACAGCGACAGGAAACGTGCTCGTGCAGGCCATCACGACCGGTGAACTGGCGTCGCTCGAAGAAG
This is a stretch of genomic DNA from Acidobacteriota bacterium. It encodes these proteins:
- a CDS encoding rhamnulokinase — its product is MTNGQRRRKSDALHVAIDLGAGSGRALVGGAGPTGLRLTEVHRFHYTPRRVDGHLRWDIGALTEGVRAGLQRARAAAESLLAPIVSIGVDSWAVDYALLDAEGHLLEDPICYRDERTADAIDEVLAVLPREEIYARTGIQFQQFNTLYQLWAHVRDGLSDRATHLLLMPDFCHHLLCGSLVSERTNASTTQLLDARTGRWDEQLFDRLHLPRHLMPDIVAAGTALGTLRPELGGERDVAPVSVIAPGTHDTASAVAGTPLAPGWAFISSGTWSLVGVERNEPLLSEAAARANLTNESGVFGSVHLLANVMGLWLLESCRREWEAEGRGQDLPSLLRAVARVPESAGVVFPDDRRFFTPSSMVSALRVALTDSGQADTNDPVLLTKLVLDSLALRYGSVVDRIEQLTGQAIKGLHVVGGGSQNDYLNQATANASGRPVLAGQVEATATGNVLVQAITTGELASLEEGRRLLGGSRTLRRFEPRDRARWVEASKRYRDLEAQHSRYEERT
- a CDS encoding bifunctional rhamnulose-1-phosphate aldolase/short-chain dehydrogenase translates to MTHLHDLWNDHDAGPEADALGHLRYRSNLLGADQRITNYGGGNTSGKFDVPDPVTSGPVRVLAVKGSGGDLGTIGSGGFAVLDLARLHQLRAIYRGEAYEDEMVAHYPRFSVANHGVAPSIDTPLHAFLPFDHVDHLHPDWAIALAASANGKARLDEFNRRFNRKLVWVPWQRPGFELALMLRRAVEEQPDCEGIILASHGLFTWGATSRACYLNTLAVIDDLGTFVLDYQQRIPLFGGARHAARIDRHDLAMAILPFLRGRMATLRPAIGVFDESDESLGFVNAQDAEVLAEVGTSCPDHFVRTRIKPLHVEWDPATGTLDMLREAITRGADRYRQEYTAYYQSFATPGSPSLRDPNPSVVLVAGVGLFAFGATSREARFTAEFYRNAIRVMAGATALGGGRTAPGPLSQPKSPDRAAGFTSVNNYVALPGREAFNIEYWALEEAKLQRMPPPKEFSRRVFLVIGGASGIGRAVALKAAALGAHLVVADLNAAAASETAELVGRVAGADAVASCAVDITSRESIRRTILETVRRFGGLDIVINTAAVFPSPDLAGRITDEEWQSTLTLNVTANYLLADEAATVLDAQKIPAAIVLTSSANAVVAKRGSEAYDVSKSAVSHLVRELAIRLAPTVRVNGIAPATVVSGSTMFSRDRVQSSLTKYGIGWSEEESTDQLRTTLARFYANRTLLKEPIGPDDCAEAILWLVSNRSGRTTGHIIPVDGGLPEAFLR